The Alnus glutinosa chromosome 3, dhAlnGlut1.1, whole genome shotgun sequence nucleotide sequence ACAACTGAGTATCAACTACCCACGTAGGAAGCAAGTTAATAACTACCCCCTATTCTAAGATATTGTCCCACGTGTTTGACCCAAGTTCTTGATGTGCTTTTAGAATTGCTCCATGATGGGCAAGTCTGCCCCCTTCAAGGCCAATTAGTGTGGGTTAGGATGAGATGGTCGACGTTGGGTCCTTCGTGGCATGCCATCTATAATATAAGTTGTTTATGATAATAAGAGTATTAATATAGCTTATAGGCTAGGAGTTAcccttaattattaattttaagggtgcgtttgagattatgatttcatagataaaaagtgcgattttaaactaaatcacataaaatgaatcgtttgggaattgtgtttttgaaaaattgtgatttgaaaacgcataaaacTGCCTTTACAAATTGCAgacaatgaatttttttttttttttttttgaaatcacaaaattttaaaggctagcctgcgattttaaaaagccAAACTGCAATGTTCAAattacactttttgaaatcgcaaattcaaATGAACCCCAAGGTAGGTagtgtgaaaattttaatgtactcgcaagtgcacgaatcgtttgcaatatagtgttatgcaagtgcgaggtcgatcccacagggaattgtgttggaaaaattaatctctattcaaactaatcctattttaacctagttccaaatttagggatttttaacaaaagaaaacatagaaaaaattaatgaaaataaaggggtctagggttttggaatccatactcaccaaatcatagcaacctattctcatgctcatcacacatatttgaagttttcacatgcaaaacttAGGTATGCtatactttgcttcaaaagttgtttaaatcattcgatgaatccatacttgtacaaattacaaaagatatctagttttgactaaatcatcaaatgtatccatggaatgaaacacaacgaatatccaacattttgataaatgaaaacccaagcaatcaatttaatgaaactatatcaaattatcacttgtatccggaaatcacaagagatatccaacaataatctcaataatcgaagtagaacaatgagaaatcaaaacccataaactcaaatagtataaacaagcatggaaactcagtttctcttcaatggtgaggtttcattcTCATCCCTAGACAaaatttcagctacacataactaaagaaagcataaataaacaacaagaatgcattaaaaatcaaagaaacttacaaagaattgaagttctaggtcaaaatcaaccccaaaaccctaaactacagtgagaacggcgcctagggcgctcccaagcggcctcttttctaaaaatgagaaaagaatggtatttatagaatTAGCTatggtttctgaaattccagcttcGCATAAATTCtatcgattgatcgacttcgggcaattttcgatcgatcgacttgagattcgatcgatcgacttctcagcaattctgaatttccagctttttatatattttcacttgaaaattataatttttctcttaatgtcctgcaaaaacgcaaaaacaccaaaactaaccaaagcatcagaaaataacaaagttaaaggtttaactaatgtaaattaaggggtccaaatatacactttttgacACTCTTCAGTAGGTGCCAGACATTTTCTCCGTGGCTTAACGAACTATATGTGTAGTTCCTAATTTTGGATTGGAAGTTTAAGGAACTATATGTGTAGTTAAGTTATTactttttggggtaattacttttttcccctatgaactaccaaaaaatgtgcgatgccctcatgaactaccaacttaaccaaaaaagagcattcaactactacAATTACATGTTTTGCCCCTTTTTGTTAGCCTAACTCGTGAAAATACTTATACCCTTACTCAATTTGAAAATGACCTAAATGCcttcaacttaaaaaaaaaaaaagataaaaggagaAGGGGTGCTGCcggaggggtggctgccacccccttaggtggagggggtggcctgcgagccatcCCCAGAGGTGggtccggccacctctggggtggctcacggCCACCACGCAACCtggggggccgcgcggccaccctaggatTTTTTGGGGTGGCTCGAGGCCACCCCGGGACCTGAGGTGGCTGCGCGGCCATCCTTGGAaaaacctagggtggccgcacggccaccccaaaAAACCTAGGGTGGCTCGCATGCCACCCCCTCCACCTAAgagggtggctgccaccccatTTGGCAGCTAccccttattctttttttaatttttttttttttttttttaattttttttttatttcaaattttagttttaatattttttattaataaatttaaaccaaattaataaaccaatttttttttattatttctgttTATCAATTGAGGgcctttttgtcttttaatcaaaattaacgtccaAAATCGGCATATTCCGTCCATGTTAACGGGTCTGACTGATGGAAAGAGGCAACATGTGTAAAGTTGATAGTTGGATGCTATTTTTTGGTCGAGTTGATAGTTCATAGAAGCATCgcgtattttttaataattcacaagaaaaaaaggtaattacctcttactttactttttttttatcgtTGCGGATGATTCTCTATCTTCACTCAGGTTACTTATTATTTCTTGCATTGGAAGAAGAGAACACCATTTGCTGAAGACCAAGGCGGTATCTACAACTGGTTGAATTGGTGGGATCAGATAGACAATGGCAAGCAGCTCACTTGCAACAGAATTTTTGACTATTAATGTCGTACCTGTTGTCCTGAAAGAATTTCACATTTCATTAAATTCATATCTTAATTAAGTATATTGTAGTTATGACATCAATGCTCTGATGTCCTTATTAGTTGAAAAAGCACATTTGGTGCATGGTGTGCGATGTCGTTAAGCAGGTGCGTGATTGCTGACTCCTGACTGATTGTGGCCCCTCTCTAAGCAACCTTTCTGAATTGAATCCCAGGACTATAAGTATATACACCAGGCATAAGAACCTGAATAAGTATATAGGGCTAATCAGTACGCGCGTGTTGTTGGGGGCTGGTGTGTGTTGTAATCATTGCAGGAGGCAGCATATTGGTGTAGATTCCCTTGGTTTGAGGAAAcgcaaaaagaaacaaagcgTCAAATCAATCTCCTACAGTCACGTACGTTTACAGTGATTGTATTTTTCACGTAAGATGGCTGTGTGGTAGATATGTTTGGAGTAGTAGTGAGAATTTATTTGCTCTTTGCTTCGCTAGATGGTTTTAATATCATAATTTTGCGACGTGGCATTTTTGGTTCTTCAATTGCAAAAAATACCTTATGATGAACTTTTCTTTTGCTGTACGTACGTTGGTAGTGTATCGAATCTCTAATCTCAATGGTTGAATCTTTTTAAAGTTGGAGAGGTGGAGGGTTATAGGTCTTATACAATGGTAAGTTAATTTTGTCGTTATTAATTGTACTCTTGAAAGGTGATCAATCGCATTCACTCAAAGCATTTCAATTGCCCTCTCTATACACATACAGTTATATATGTACGTGGTCCTGGTTAGACTTGGGTTTAAACTTTCTCAAACTAGCTTGTTAGTGATGCCTCATGGCTTCGAACAATTATGAATTAGATTGTAAATTTCCTTTTTGTTGAAGTAACAATGCTCTTGCTTTGAGTTTCTGCTTGCTGCATATTGCCCGCTAGCTATATATAAGGGCTATTGATCGATCATTAAGTTTTTGGTACGTGTTATACTTTTCGATTTAGAAGCAAGGACTTAATGCTGATTTGATGGTATTTTACCCTATCTTGTACTGTTTAATGCTGTATAGAATGAGTGATgttgataaagaaactaaattaataatgtTAAGAGTAGTGTTGATATTATATTTCCCTAAATGCTTCCTTTTAAGTACGTTTGAAGTGTTATTTTAGGTTATATACAGTATACTCGTATCTCAAAAGTTATGTGACCTTCCCTTGAACTGGAGTTGCTAGCTGTTTACATTTTTTCCTCTAGATTTTCGGTGACTACTTCAAGAGTTTGTAGGACCAGAAGAAGAGGAGGTTCGCAGAGAGAGAATCACTTAATATTAATGGACATTTCAGTGATGAAGATCTAGAATGAGCACATATGTTTTTTCATGGCTTATGTTTTGTGATGAGGAAAACTGGATTTTGAttctaactatttattttctaatgtaTGATGTTCAATGCATCTCTTCAACTCTGCTAATTAAAGTTATACACACTTTTGTTCAGTACTGCTAGCGCTTTATATATCCTTGTCGATTTGGTTGCGgttgatttttctctttttggtttgggaaaaatataaaaaaatttcttgaactaacaaccgattttaGAATAACCCCCTAAATTTTCAAGCgtactaatgtgacccatcaaactaccaaagtgtgccaaaaaagccacttttgtcaaaatattcccataatactcttattttcttaaaaacaaaaaaactaaactaaattattattattattattatttttaaaaaaaggataaatgcaaaatcaatccatgtAGTTAGCCttaattacaaatcgctcactgcggaataaaaaataattcaaaggtcttcaaggtaggcaaaaaataataatttagtcattgtagtcaaattccgtaAAAATACTTGACAGATTTTGTCAATGTCAACGTCAACACTAAGCAAATGATTACATGTGTCattcttactaaaaaaatatcaatatattaaaaatatacatttataaaactaaattactcactgtagtcaaattctgtcaaaatacttgacagattccgttaatATGCCACgttagcatcaataaaatgacgataCGTACCACtgtcaataaaatatataaaattaaaaattgaaagaaattaaagaaatttttaatttttaattaaaaaaaaggaaaaaactaagaaaaaaatggGTTGCTAGGCAGCCacatcttttcttcttgtttttcttttttttttaataaaaaaatttaattttttaatttttttttgaactttttagttttatattgatcgtttttaaaatttcttttttttttctttttttttttttacaaaaaatagttttttaagagaataagagtattataggaatatttcaaaaaaaaaaaaagggactttttggcacactttgatagtttgatgggtcacattagtgcATTTAACAATTCAGGAGTTTGTTCTAAAATCGGGAATTAGTTCAGgagacttttttttaatattttcccctttttgttttgtttcttcttgtAGGTTGATTAATTAATAAGTACGATTTAGATAATTGATGACAATACAAAGTCGTTGTTGAGGATGTgcatatcatcatcatcatcatcatcgtgCGTATGTACATAATCAGCAATGCAACATGTCATCGTTGAAAGTATTAATATCAACGACAATGTTATGTTGTTGCTTAAAAGATTAATATCAGCAGTCGTTGCTGATAACTTGATATTAGCAACAAGAAGTTATTTCATGTGAGGAATTTTAGTGACGACATATAAGACTATTAGCGATGATATTGTTTTTATTGACGGCGCAAATATGACGACCCATCAGTCGTCACTAAAGACCATTTTTTAGTAATAATTTACATAGCAACTCAAAGCTCTTGAGTTTTTTTAATAGAGAGATAGAAGGCTAGgccttttttacattttttttttttttttttttttttttctctctctctctctctctctctctctctctctcctctttttcattctttgaGCACTTCCATAAGTACTAtactgcaaaaaagaaaaaagaaaaataaaaaagaacatacatttttcaaaaagacgaaaaatagaaaaaagacaaagaagCGAACTTCTAAGCTATGACACACccacacacaaatatatatatatgggtaataatttttctacatcacaATATTTGTGTACATCAACTCTATACTACGACATATAAAGTGTGAGATTTATGAATATAGGTCTCATATGTATATATGGGTCTCACACCCGGTCAAACCTCAGCCATGCATAGGACTTTGTCTATGTTTTAAACTTCATAATACTAATTCTATTACATGCAAATTAAAGCGTATGTACACGTTGATCCCTCTAATCAAAAGTTCATAAGAAGCACCGGTACCACTACCACTTTGCACCGTGTTAATAAGAAAACGatattactttttgttttttttttgaacgagaAAGCGATAGTACTTAAACACAATTATTCCTGCAACAAGTACAGTCTGGAAGATAGAAGTGCTATTAAACAACAATTTTCCTCTAACATCGATCTCTCAACATCCTAACTCCTAAATTACTTCTATCTATATTTTCCAATGGCCTTTCCGCGAAATGACATCTCCAGTTTCTGCAATATGCATGTGGTGATGGCTGAGACTAGCTAGCTAGGGGTTTAATTCCCTTAAATATTCAagtaaaagtatatataatattaaaaaaaaaaaaaaaggatgaattttttttatcccaTGTTTATGGGGCAGAAGAGACTGTAACACTTTATTATAATTAAGGTTTTGGCCCTCTTAATGGAAACTAATATTAATTGGGGATCAGGTCGGTAAAAAGCATACGTCAGAAAACCTAGACGACACAATAATTATAGAACTGGAGCACCAGTAGACAGTAGTACTCGTTAAATGGCTCGAACTAATTAAAACGTACACTTTAGTAATTAATTTTCCTATACACATTCCACTTGGTTCTTAGTCATATTTGAAGAAAGatttcatgtatatataataccaaatatatatataaggtacCGTGTCTAGGGTTCCCAGATTGACGAAAGATTAGACTTTGGAGACAAATTGAGAGCTTCACAGCGGTGGCAGTGATGATACTGTCAATGATGATGATATGATGTTGCCACTGTGATCCGTTTGAATGCCTGAAATTTGTGAATGATGAGGAAAAGACCCAAAAAATTCTGGCGAAGGACTGCTAGCATTTCCAGTGATCATGATCTCATAGAGTTCCGCCATTTTTGGCACCATTAGTGGATTAATATCATGTGGAGTTGCTCCCTGGCTGAAAATCTGAACTTGTTGACTGGGATATTCAAGTTGATGGGGTTGATCATAGCCCAGTGACCAAGTTTGATCATAAGAAGATGAATctgatggtggtggtgggatTAACAGCGGATGATGAACCAAAGTGGGAATACAATTGGTCTGATAGAAACCTTGCAGCATTGTGATTGGAGGGGGAAGGTGTTGTTGGTCTTCTTGAGAGTTTTGGATCAAACTAGGGTTTGCATTTCCTTCCTCTAAACCACTAGGAAAGGTTGATAAAACAGGAACAGCATCGTGGGACGACATGATCAGCTTCTTCTTTATGCTTGTGTTCCAAAAGTTCTTCACCTCATTATCTGTTCTTCCAGGTAGGTGCTTGGCTATCCGAGACCATCTGTCCAAAAAATGTTCATTTTGGATGAAAGATGATAAAGGTGGCTAAaacaataaagaataaatttttttacctGTTACCAAGAATGCTATGGAGCTCAATGACGAGTGCTTCTTCTTGGGGGGAGAAGCTCCCACGTTTCAAGTCTGGCCTGAGATAATTTACCCATCTTAGTCTGCAGCTCTTCCCACATCTTTGTAGGCCTGCCTCAATCCAAaccaaaagtaaaagaaaaaaaggagagaaaaaaaaaaaaaagttcagatTTTAGGAGAAAAAAAGTATCATATATAGCTAGGGTTGCctgcaaattaaggggttaaattaaaaatacaaatattttaaaatcttattttgttacttaattaccagggaatttttttttttttttttagatgatcataaaataaagTGATCAGCAAGCTAGCTTGTTACGTACCGGCAAGTCTAGGAACTGAGCTCCAACTACCATGGCCGTTGGTTGTAATGTAGTTGATGAGTTTCTCATCCTCCTCTGGTGACCACAGGCCCCTCTTCACCTTTTGCTTGTTGCAGCATGAGTGATGTCCCATCTTCTCTTAATTTCTCCAAAACTATTAGGGCAGCTAGCCAGCGGCGGAACAAGTTAAATTTTGGGTATTATCTACAAAAACGAAAAAGAGATAGAAAGGGATCGGAGAATAAAAGGAAGGATGGCTCTAGTTTTAGCCCTGGAGTAATTAGAGAATTTGAAAACTGTGAAGAGAAGACAACAGAGAGATGGATAATATATAAGCCTTTACTTTTGTGGccttgttagggtttatggctaagGGCTAAAAGTTTCAGCATCTTCCTTGCAGCGAGAGCTGCATGGCTCATTATGGGATCTTATTCTCTGAGATGGGTGGCCGGTAAGTTTATCACGCATGTAGGGAGGTACGGGTGGGTCCATGTGTACGTGCGGACTGGTCCCAAATTGGATATTTATGGGATTATTGATCAAGCAAACTTTTTTTGGATGAAGTGTCAACTTCACCTTGGCTAGATTTTTTGAGGATGGCAATGATGAATTTTTGGATGCATTGAACTTATTTTGGCAATTAATGGTTGTAATTGTAGAATATCTGtttgaataatagtaaaaaataattgatgtgatataaaatataaaatatttagaattgttttatagaaaaatgaaaaaattttgttttgtagtagattttttttatttggataataataaaaaattattgatgtggtataaaaagtgaaaaaaaaaaaaaaaaaagagaatttttttattattatttttgacttatttgagagaagtgaaaaaaaatagaaagagagtgagagttGTTTGTCAAACAAGCTCATTGTGATTGGGAGCAGTTTTAACCCTTCTTAATTATCCCTTTATTCGAGGATGGAAATAATATATGAATTTAAGTGCAAAGTAAGCTGATCAATGGTTGTGATTGCATGATTGGATATTCACTATTTAACTTACCAAACTTTTGTACAATTAATGAAACTATCATATGATAGTACCTACTCATTCCTTACAAATGATGTGGCAAAATTCCAAGGACAGCTAgaacaatttaataatttagtCTCTGCAATTAAATTCCTTTAAACACTTCACGAATTTTGTTAGTATGTTATGTCAACACCAATAGAATGATAACAAgtgtaatttttaataaaaaaatatattaatatattaaaaatataaatatataaaacctaaaaattattatattttttttaaaagaaaaaaagaaagggggagGGAaaggcgcgcggccaccctcatGTGTGGGGCGTAGCTCGtagccaccttttttttttttaaaaaaaataaaaattatttgtttagttttaattttatatatttatattttttaacaaagagtGACACTTGTCATTATTATATTGGTGATAACGTGACACATTAATGGAATCTGTCAAGTGTTGACGGAAGGGAGTAAATTCAATTTTGGCCTATCCCGAGGACCTCtggattattttttataccgcaaCAAGCGATTTGTGATTTAGGCCAAGagattgatttttcatttatcccttgcttttttaaaaataaaaaaataaaaaaaattacaaatttttcttctttatttttttatgttttattattatttttttattaaaaaaaagtctttttctACTGAGGATGAGGCTAAGTTGCAACAAAATGACAGTTTGATGGATCTAAGTGTCACACTTATCAGTTCATTGgactaaataaaaaatggctATTAGTTCAGGGGCTAAAGTGTATTTTCCCCTAAATATTAACATTGTTATTACATACTTAAATACAATACTCTAAATAGTGTTTATCAAAATGTGTCACAAGCGACACGTCAAATATACGAACAACTTACTAATAAAAGACAACCTAACTCAAAAGACTTTTATTAAGTCTCAAACACAAAAGTTCAAACATGCGTAAGAgtcttcatcctcctcctcaCCTGCAGTATTTGTAAACTACCACAATTTTACAAGTGAATGTGTGATGCACAACATAGTAAGTTTAAGCCAAACCAACCTTTTGTAATAAGAGCCtcatttttaattagaaaatatCTCTAATTTGTGTTTATAATAGTAGTTTTTTTAGAGTTATCCCAAAAAATAGAGTTTTACCACTAAAAAGTTAGAGCTGATAAGATAACCACACTAATAAAGaagtttatatacatatatacaaaatcttcttatttttcttacattttctttataatatataattcaatGTCCCATAATATGGAGTGATAAAACAATTCTTAAAGCatataaaacataataaatctaatgctataaataaatatacagaTGCAACAATATATTATCTTTTTTGGTTGACAAGTATCGCTTCTCCCATTTGTCAGATGGAATTTGTTAAATGTATAATCTCATTTAATCGATGGGTTGCTACAAGTTTTCCCTTCCTATAGCTTGGAGGTGTTATAACTATACCCCCTTATAACCAATGGGTTGCGACAAATTCTCCCTCCTATAGCACCAGAGGTGCTAAATTTATAACCACATTTAGCCGACAGGCACCCATTTTCTTTTCACAtagcattatcttttctttctcatgCAATAATATGACATTTCGCAAATCTGGTTTTTCATTCCAAAACTCAACCTCttacaaatatcatttctcttaacaCATGAAAATATCAAAAGTATAGTCATATTCATATGCAAAATAATAGGGCTTAATAGAAACATATATCTCATGATTTTGTAAAATAGTGTAGTATATGGTGATCAGTAAGTACTATAGTACTTGTAGCTTGGGGTTAATCTCCTGAATTGAATCCCTTGATT carries:
- the LOC133863279 gene encoding transcription factor MYB61-like — translated: MGHHSCCNKQKVKRGLWSPEEDEKLINYITTNGHGSWSSVPRLAGLQRCGKSCRLRWVNYLRPDLKRGSFSPQEEALVIELHSILGNRWSRIAKHLPGRTDNEVKNFWNTSIKKKLIMSSHDAVPVLSTFPSGLEEGNANPSLIQNSQEDQQHLPPPITMLQGFYQTNCIPTLVHHPLLIPPPPSDSSSYDQTWSLGYDQPHQLEYPSQQVQIFSQGATPHDINPLMVPKMAELYEIMITGNASSPSPEFFGSFPHHSQISGIQTDHSGNIISSSLTVSSLPPL